One genomic window of Corynebacterium diphtheriae includes the following:
- the dnaJ gene encoding molecular chaperone DnaJ: MARDYYAILGVERDATDNEIKKAYRKLARKYHPDVNDTEEAAEKFSEISIAQEVLLDAEKRRIVDMGGDPMAQGGGDAGYGAGGGLGDIFEAFFGGGGGSRGPRSRVQPGSDALLRTTLTLEEAYLGTKKPITIDTVILCDRCEGTGSKSKSKPNVCSTCNGSGEIQQMQRSFLGNVMTSSPCPTCRGTGEVIPDPCDKCGGDGRVRTQRDLIVNVPAGIADGMRIRMAGQGEVGPGGGPAGDLYIEVMMQQHPVFQREGNDLHMSVHVPMVDAALGATTSVESLSGDAIDFEIPAGVQPAETIVIEGKGMPQLRGEGFGNMIAHVDVSIPTQLDEKSKELLNKLRDHRSDESSVRTADDSDDSLFGRLRNRFRR, encoded by the coding sequence GTGGCACGTGATTATTACGCAATCTTGGGCGTCGAACGTGACGCCACTGATAATGAGATTAAAAAGGCCTACCGTAAATTGGCCCGTAAGTATCACCCAGATGTGAACGATACGGAAGAAGCCGCTGAAAAATTTAGCGAAATCTCCATTGCCCAAGAGGTGCTTCTCGACGCCGAAAAGCGCCGTATCGTCGACATGGGTGGCGATCCGATGGCCCAAGGTGGCGGCGATGCTGGCTATGGTGCAGGTGGCGGACTCGGCGACATCTTTGAAGCATTCTTTGGCGGCGGTGGCGGCAGCCGAGGCCCACGATCGCGTGTTCAGCCAGGCAGTGATGCCCTCCTGCGCACCACCCTGACACTAGAGGAAGCCTACCTAGGCACGAAGAAACCCATCACTATCGATACAGTTATCTTGTGTGACCGCTGTGAGGGCACTGGCTCGAAATCCAAATCAAAGCCAAACGTGTGCAGTACCTGTAACGGTAGTGGTGAAATCCAGCAGATGCAGCGCTCCTTCCTTGGAAATGTGATGACGTCCTCGCCATGTCCAACCTGTCGAGGCACGGGTGAAGTCATCCCAGATCCATGCGATAAGTGCGGTGGCGATGGCCGCGTGCGCACCCAGCGCGACCTCATTGTTAACGTTCCAGCAGGTATCGCTGATGGCATGCGTATTCGCATGGCTGGTCAGGGCGAGGTAGGCCCAGGTGGTGGACCTGCAGGAGATTTGTACATCGAAGTGATGATGCAGCAGCACCCCGTGTTCCAGCGTGAGGGCAACGATCTGCACATGAGTGTGCACGTGCCCATGGTGGACGCTGCCTTGGGTGCGACCACCTCGGTGGAGTCGTTGTCTGGCGATGCCATTGACTTTGAGATCCCTGCGGGTGTTCAGCCAGCAGAAACCATCGTTATCGAAGGCAAGGGTATGCCTCAGCTACGTGGCGAAGGATTCGGCAACATGATTGCTCACGTTGACGTATCCATCCCTACCCAGCTTGATGAAAAATCCAAGGAGCTGCTGAATAAGCTTCGGGATCACCGTAGCGATGAATCGTCAGTCCGGACTGCTGACGATTCTGATGATTCCCTCTTCGGTCGCCTCCGCAATAGGTTCCGTCGCTAA
- the hrcA gene encoding heat-inducible transcriptional repressor HrcA, with product MAGATDQRRQEVLRAIVADYIASQEPVGSKALLERHNLKVSSATIRNDMAMLESEGYIVQQHASSGRIPTEKAYRTFVDSINDIKPLSVAERRAILGFLERGVDLEDVLKRSVQLLSQLTRQAAVIQLPNLNVSRVKHCEVVLLSPVRLLLVLITDNGRVEQRNVEVDQICEPEHVAKMRDVLNRALDNKTLSDASASLAELAAGEILVDPDIQPMILRCATVLIETLVEQPNDRLILAGASNLTHIAREMPSSLPAMLEALEEQVVVLKLLTNVRDLGHVSVLIGEENEDEQLRGTSVVTTGYGAQGATLGGLGVVGPTFMDYSGTMSKVYAVAHYVSRVLSGG from the coding sequence ATGGCTGGAGCTACCGATCAGCGTAGGCAAGAAGTGCTGCGTGCGATCGTTGCCGACTACATCGCATCCCAAGAACCTGTGGGATCAAAAGCACTGCTGGAACGCCACAACCTCAAGGTCAGCTCGGCGACAATCCGCAACGATATGGCCATGCTGGAATCAGAAGGCTACATCGTTCAGCAACATGCAAGTTCAGGGCGAATCCCCACCGAAAAGGCTTATCGCACCTTTGTTGATTCCATCAACGACATCAAGCCGCTTTCCGTTGCGGAGCGCCGGGCTATTTTGGGGTTTCTGGAACGAGGCGTTGATCTTGAGGACGTACTCAAACGATCTGTGCAGTTGTTGAGTCAGCTCACCCGCCAGGCAGCGGTCATTCAGTTACCAAACCTCAACGTTTCTCGCGTAAAACACTGCGAGGTCGTACTGCTGAGCCCAGTTCGACTTCTACTCGTGCTTATTACCGATAACGGTAGGGTAGAGCAACGCAACGTAGAAGTAGACCAGATCTGCGAACCGGAGCATGTGGCAAAAATGCGCGATGTTCTCAACCGCGCACTGGACAACAAAACCCTCAGCGACGCCTCAGCGTCTCTTGCCGAGCTAGCAGCAGGGGAGATTCTGGTCGATCCCGATATTCAGCCGATGATCCTGCGCTGTGCCACAGTGTTAATTGAAACATTGGTGGAACAACCCAATGATCGCCTCATATTGGCAGGGGCTAGCAACCTCACCCACATTGCTCGAGAAATGCCGTCCTCACTTCCGGCCATGTTGGAGGCGCTCGAAGAACAAGTCGTGGTGCTCAAACTGCTTACCAACGTGCGCGACCTTGGGCATGTGAGCGTGCTCATTGGCGAAGAAAACGAAGACGAACAGCTCCGTGGCACCTCGGTTGTCACCACCGGCTATGGTGCACAAGGTGCAACCCTCGGTGGACTAGGGGTAGTAGGTCCCACTTTTATGGACTATTCGGGAACAATGTCCAAGGTCTACGCCGTTGCACACTATGTCAGTCGAGTGCTCAGCGGGGGCTAA
- the hemW gene encoding radical SAM family heme chaperone HemW: MSDSFGVYVHVPFCSSRCGYCDFNTYTPGELGGTASPESYLDALEKELELAAASGTTRPATTVFIGGGTPSMLGARGLTRVLSAVRNTIGIAPGAEVTTESNPETTSPEFFSALLDAGYNRISLGMQSASSSVLRVLERKHTPGRAFDAAREAMNAGFLHVNLDMIYGTPTETDDDVRLTLDRALETGVDHISAYSLIVEDGTAMARKVRKGQLPLPNEDVYADRYGLIDTALRAHGFDWYEVSNWAKLGGECQHNLGYWLDGDWWGAGPGAHSHIASRRFFNVKHPSTYAQHLAQGQLPIKEEELLNNTERHEESVMLGLRLRHGLELTRFTEAERAVIDKYVSLKLLHIYDGRVASTLQGRLLIDGIIADILVAY, encoded by the coding sequence ATGTCGGATAGTTTTGGAGTTTATGTCCACGTCCCGTTTTGTTCCTCACGCTGCGGATACTGCGACTTTAATACCTACACCCCTGGTGAACTCGGCGGAACAGCATCTCCCGAAAGCTACCTTGATGCGCTTGAAAAAGAACTTGAGCTAGCCGCAGCCTCGGGAACCACACGCCCTGCAACCACCGTGTTTATCGGCGGCGGCACACCATCGATGCTCGGTGCTCGTGGCCTAACACGTGTTCTCAGCGCTGTGCGTAACACCATCGGGATTGCACCAGGCGCAGAAGTCACCACTGAATCGAATCCAGAGACAACCTCCCCAGAGTTCTTCTCGGCGCTGCTCGATGCCGGTTACAATCGCATTTCTTTGGGAATGCAGTCGGCGTCGTCAAGCGTGCTGCGCGTATTGGAACGAAAACACACCCCAGGACGTGCCTTCGACGCCGCCCGCGAAGCCATGAACGCTGGGTTCCTGCACGTAAACCTCGACATGATCTACGGCACGCCCACCGAGACTGACGACGACGTTCGTCTTACCTTGGATCGCGCATTAGAGACCGGTGTCGATCACATCAGTGCATATTCACTCATCGTGGAAGACGGCACCGCCATGGCACGAAAGGTACGTAAAGGCCAGCTGCCTCTTCCGAATGAGGATGTGTACGCCGATCGCTATGGGCTTATCGATACCGCGCTGCGTGCCCACGGTTTTGACTGGTACGAGGTATCCAACTGGGCAAAGCTAGGAGGCGAATGCCAGCACAACCTCGGCTATTGGCTCGACGGCGATTGGTGGGGTGCAGGCCCAGGCGCGCACTCACACATAGCGTCACGACGCTTCTTTAACGTGAAGCACCCCAGTACGTATGCACAACATCTTGCTCAAGGGCAGCTGCCAATTAAAGAAGAAGAGCTACTGAATAACACTGAGCGGCATGAGGAATCAGTCATGCTCGGGCTACGCCTGCGCCACGGACTTGAACTCACCCGTTTCACAGAAGCAGAACGCGCAGTAATCGATAAGTACGTGAGCTTAAAACTCCTGCATATCTATGATGGTCGCGTTGCTTCCACACTGCAAGGTCGCCTGTTGATCGATGGGATCATCGCCGATATTTTGGTCGCCTACTAA
- a CDS encoding TIGR03773 family transporter-associated surface protein → MSSLIRRRAFAVLATISLVAPVPALAGPNDNLTVRTKVHVDSPNAFWDKKENNFTLKSKSGDVLPIEETVNWVSKGAKDLGEYVYRVPNDERLKFLGEPGTRLYGAGNPAGGKGTPIWAGFGADINLPTEKFRDGAFNMEIVDFKGPGKMELFRGTGDPTDPVERFWSSHEKGLRATWVERGNHTHNQTTYTKPGQYEVTYRASARTTDGTLIESKPQKLVWQVGGTEPRKDGLGDVKKAFDAAADYGEESKGTFTIEPYKGDKFTASKDMTRLSLDTGNKEDSGHAVFYIDGFYLAEVPVTNGKAEWIEMIGDEESDFQAVYIPNEDAKSKPWISAPITFKTDDQVQTTTRSEDEFPRSLEQDEAPDFDAEEKTPTGNTVKVSSTLNDFIANEDEDDESSTFKAADLTVQPEDDSLVVQVKGGYYEVESGEDINDVMSSQEPTCMTNFISFPGNRTTRHSVDDCEGEENYVLALDIIPTSRTIAGGKARFVAELKDGIANTEGGIAEFKKADLGPEKASSTSQDVENVGKTPDAEESERAGLGGTNDGSLVGSLPELTDPKDAGTGRPQAESADEDLTVIDITHGHVDIAPREDGNELTLRLKDESGIAAREATWREPKNVRFIVKEDRLVALKNDTGLLGNEGGKVYILPEDGRFMSKHPWPGLSTEELFAKTGKNYTFDFKTKSKPKNGAWMAFTGGNKVNPLKVIADSSKPASFKAEGSTHKHMSWGFTEPGIYEIEVTVTEDGGKKTKPEVLTFVVGDAAKSKKNQNEKNGAAAKKPLFAKPASPSQETSDNEKGSLRRIETGHLDFGPAFVNDKLGFYIGDESGRTTDNTDASGHHVHDPSKVVLVVGPNRKRTLGKDVELTEDTEFIGKQGDTFYHLPLSEDHSAIWPGFDTNKIAHAFPKGMDIEIKPESQPEGAQWYAHRFSNLGTAAERIADSTGPARIHNDGPFHSHLDWIFTKAGTYKIQMRAVNDKDATDWTTITFDVDSNNATEGSVDKPLKAATPLSGAPVSKASGSASKKKADSTNKKNEKDKKKADKSKSGLLANTGLSAAEWLMALAMLFIGAGFWILGMKRMRD, encoded by the coding sequence GTGTCATCCCTCATCCGCCGTCGCGCCTTTGCAGTGCTCGCAACCATATCCCTCGTTGCCCCCGTACCAGCACTCGCTGGCCCCAATGACAATCTCACCGTCCGCACCAAAGTACATGTGGATTCACCTAATGCATTCTGGGATAAGAAAGAAAACAACTTCACTCTCAAATCAAAGAGCGGTGACGTTCTTCCGATTGAGGAGACAGTTAACTGGGTAAGTAAAGGTGCGAAGGATCTAGGGGAGTATGTCTACCGCGTACCTAATGACGAGCGATTGAAGTTTTTGGGGGAACCAGGAACTCGACTTTACGGCGCTGGAAATCCTGCGGGAGGTAAGGGCACTCCTATTTGGGCAGGCTTTGGTGCGGATATTAATTTGCCTACCGAGAAATTCCGCGATGGTGCTTTCAACATGGAAATTGTTGATTTCAAGGGCCCAGGCAAAATGGAACTGTTCCGTGGCACCGGTGATCCGACTGATCCAGTAGAACGCTTTTGGTCATCGCATGAAAAAGGCTTGCGAGCCACATGGGTAGAAAGGGGGAACCATACCCACAATCAGACTACATACACCAAACCAGGACAGTACGAAGTAACTTATCGAGCTTCTGCTCGTACTACAGATGGCACCTTGATTGAATCCAAGCCACAAAAACTTGTCTGGCAAGTTGGCGGAACTGAACCTCGAAAAGATGGCTTGGGTGATGTGAAAAAAGCGTTTGATGCTGCTGCTGACTACGGCGAAGAATCAAAAGGTACCTTCACTATAGAACCATATAAGGGCGATAAATTTACGGCCAGTAAGGATATGACTCGTCTGTCATTGGACACTGGCAACAAAGAAGATTCTGGGCATGCCGTGTTTTATATCGATGGCTTCTATTTGGCCGAAGTTCCGGTTACAAACGGTAAAGCTGAATGGATCGAAATGATCGGTGATGAGGAATCCGATTTCCAAGCCGTCTATATACCAAACGAGGATGCTAAGAGTAAGCCTTGGATATCTGCTCCTATCACTTTTAAAACCGATGATCAAGTGCAGACAACAACTCGATCAGAAGACGAATTTCCACGAAGCCTTGAACAGGATGAAGCACCTGATTTTGATGCTGAAGAGAAGACTCCTACTGGAAATACGGTAAAAGTTTCATCTACTTTGAACGACTTCATCGCAAACGAGGACGAAGATGATGAATCCAGTACATTTAAAGCTGCTGATCTAACTGTTCAACCAGAAGATGATTCATTGGTAGTGCAGGTAAAAGGTGGGTACTACGAGGTCGAATCCGGCGAAGATATTAACGATGTTATGTCTTCCCAAGAACCTACGTGTATGACAAATTTCATCAGTTTCCCCGGTAATCGCACCACGCGGCACTCCGTTGATGATTGTGAAGGAGAAGAAAATTATGTTCTTGCACTGGATATTATTCCAACTTCGAGAACGATTGCTGGTGGAAAAGCTAGATTTGTAGCTGAACTGAAAGATGGTATCGCAAATACTGAAGGTGGTATTGCTGAGTTTAAAAAAGCCGATTTAGGGCCCGAAAAAGCATCCTCAACATCTCAAGATGTTGAGAATGTTGGGAAGACTCCAGATGCCGAAGAATCTGAACGTGCCGGTTTGGGCGGAACCAATGATGGCTCTCTTGTCGGTTCACTTCCTGAATTAACTGATCCTAAGGATGCCGGAACAGGTAGACCACAAGCTGAGTCCGCAGACGAAGACTTAACTGTTATTGACATTACTCATGGCCACGTGGATATTGCGCCCCGTGAAGATGGTAACGAATTAACGCTGCGGCTTAAGGACGAAAGCGGTATTGCAGCAAGAGAAGCTACGTGGCGTGAACCGAAGAATGTTCGCTTCATTGTAAAAGAAGACCGTTTGGTTGCTCTCAAGAATGACACTGGTCTACTCGGCAATGAAGGGGGAAAAGTATATATTCTTCCCGAAGATGGTCGCTTTATGAGCAAACACCCTTGGCCTGGTTTAAGCACTGAGGAGCTTTTTGCCAAGACAGGAAAGAACTACACATTCGATTTTAAAACTAAGTCTAAGCCGAAAAACGGTGCATGGATGGCGTTTACTGGCGGAAATAAAGTTAATCCACTTAAGGTTATCGCCGATTCCTCCAAGCCTGCATCTTTCAAAGCCGAAGGCTCCACACACAAACACATGTCGTGGGGTTTTACTGAGCCTGGTATCTATGAAATCGAAGTAACTGTTACTGAAGACGGCGGTAAGAAGACAAAGCCTGAAGTTCTTACTTTCGTCGTTGGTGATGCTGCGAAAAGTAAGAAGAACCAAAACGAGAAGAACGGCGCAGCAGCGAAAAAGCCACTGTTTGCTAAGCCAGCCTCGCCTAGCCAGGAAACTTCTGATAACGAAAAGGGAAGTCTGCGTCGTATTGAGACAGGCCACCTTGATTTCGGACCAGCGTTTGTCAACGACAAACTTGGTTTCTACATTGGCGACGAGTCGGGGCGCACGACGGACAACACCGATGCTAGCGGCCACCACGTGCACGACCCCAGCAAGGTGGTACTCGTTGTCGGTCCGAACCGGAAGCGCACTCTTGGTAAAGATGTTGAGCTAACTGAGGATACGGAATTTATTGGCAAACAAGGTGATACCTTCTACCACTTGCCGCTATCTGAGGATCACTCGGCTATCTGGCCTGGCTTTGACACCAACAAGATTGCTCATGCCTTCCCTAAGGGAATGGACATTGAGATCAAGCCAGAAAGTCAGCCTGAAGGTGCACAGTGGTATGCGCATCGATTCTCTAACCTAGGAACTGCTGCCGAGCGAATCGCAGACTCCACGGGTCCTGCTCGCATCCACAACGATGGGCCATTCCATTCGCACCTTGATTGGATCTTTACCAAGGCTGGTACGTACAAGATCCAAATGCGTGCAGTCAATGACAAGGATGCGACAGATTGGACCACGATTACCTTCGATGTTGACTCGAACAACGCCACTGAGGGAAGCGTCGATAAGCCTCTAAAGGCTGCTACTCCACTCAGCGGAGCTCCAGTGTCTAAGGCATCGGGGTCGGCATCCAAGAAGAAAGCTGACTCTACAAACAAGAAGAACGAGAAAGATAAGAAGAAGGCGGACAAGTCCAAGTCGGGTCTGCTCGCCAACACTGGTCTAAGCGCAGCAGAGTGGCTGATGGCATTGGCCATGCTTTTTATCGGAGCCGGATTCTGGATTTTGGGCATGAAGCGCATGCGCGACTAA
- a CDS encoding AMP-dependent synthetase/ligase codes for MQEVTAEAKYTIGPNETCLTAMLDTAKARPFGVMFTRPKNYEWINVTSQEFVEEVFEVAKGLIQSGVEQGDRVALLSETRYEWSLLDFAIWAAGAVSVPIYGSSSLRQVEWIIEDSGAVFAITETREHSELMKNLVLGDDGHPPLKGSPSQLRRIVEINSSAISTLKFEGRDVPDSVVEERIANTSSSDLASLVYTSGTTGRPKGCCLTHYNWLSQVRGLLTNDIGAIAVPGNRVLTFLPLAHVLARAVSLAVAIGGATQSHWSDFSTISVEFQRARPNLILGVPRVFEKVRNGAAANAMAASPIKGKLFLEAEKVAQDYSRALDTSEGPSRALQLKHKAFDKLVYRKIREAMGNAVRYCISGGSAISPDLMHFFRGLGVPVYEGYGLTETTAAAAVDFSNQEIGTVGPPVGGTSIRINDDGEILVKGNIVFDGYWKNEEATAESMHDGWFNTGDLGEILESGHLVITGRKKDLIVTAGGKNVSPGPLEDSLRSHPLISQAMVVGDGKPFIGLLITLDEDMLKRWKLNRNIPEGKTVRDLSSDPVLRAEIQDAINLANSTVSHAEAIKKFYILDRDLSEEANELTPTMKVKRNVVARRYADAIDALYGH; via the coding sequence GTGCAAGAAGTAACCGCAGAGGCTAAATACACTATCGGCCCAAATGAGACCTGTTTGACCGCCATGTTGGACACCGCTAAAGCGCGTCCTTTTGGTGTGATGTTTACTCGTCCCAAAAATTATGAGTGGATAAATGTCACATCACAAGAGTTCGTTGAAGAGGTCTTTGAGGTGGCAAAAGGGCTGATCCAGTCCGGTGTGGAACAAGGCGATCGCGTGGCGTTGCTCTCGGAGACACGCTATGAATGGTCGTTGCTTGATTTTGCCATTTGGGCAGCCGGCGCAGTTTCCGTGCCAATTTATGGATCTTCCTCGCTACGCCAAGTTGAGTGGATTATTGAAGACTCCGGTGCAGTGTTTGCAATCACCGAGACGCGAGAGCACTCCGAGCTAATGAAGAACCTCGTGCTTGGCGACGACGGCCACCCGCCGCTCAAGGGATCCCCCTCGCAGCTACGACGCATCGTAGAAATCAACTCCTCTGCAATTTCGACTTTGAAATTCGAAGGACGCGATGTGCCTGATTCCGTCGTGGAGGAACGCATTGCCAACACGTCGTCAAGCGATCTGGCTTCCTTGGTGTACACCTCGGGCACTACTGGTCGCCCCAAGGGCTGCTGCCTGACACACTACAACTGGTTATCGCAGGTACGTGGGCTTCTAACTAACGACATTGGTGCCATTGCCGTTCCAGGCAACCGTGTGCTCACCTTCCTGCCGCTTGCGCACGTGCTCGCTCGCGCAGTGTCGCTAGCCGTTGCGATCGGCGGTGCAACGCAATCTCACTGGTCTGACTTCTCAACCATTTCAGTGGAATTCCAGCGTGCCCGCCCCAACCTGATCCTGGGTGTGCCACGCGTATTTGAAAAGGTGCGCAATGGTGCAGCCGCAAACGCCATGGCAGCTAGCCCCATCAAAGGCAAGCTCTTCCTCGAAGCAGAAAAAGTTGCACAAGATTACTCGCGTGCACTGGATACCTCCGAGGGACCAAGCCGTGCGCTGCAACTCAAACACAAGGCATTCGACAAACTGGTCTACCGCAAGATTCGTGAGGCCATGGGCAACGCCGTGCGCTATTGCATCTCCGGCGGATCGGCAATCAGCCCAGACCTTATGCACTTCTTCCGCGGACTCGGCGTACCTGTCTACGAAGGCTACGGTTTGACCGAAACCACAGCAGCAGCGGCCGTGGACTTTAGCAACCAAGAAATCGGCACCGTCGGCCCACCAGTCGGTGGTACTTCGATTCGCATTAACGACGACGGCGAGATCCTAGTCAAGGGCAACATCGTCTTCGACGGTTACTGGAAGAACGAGGAAGCCACTGCCGAAAGCATGCATGACGGCTGGTTCAATACCGGCGACCTAGGTGAAATCCTCGAGTCGGGGCACCTAGTGATCACTGGACGAAAGAAAGACCTCATCGTGACAGCAGGCGGAAAGAACGTTTCGCCTGGGCCGCTGGAAGATTCTTTGCGTTCGCACCCACTGATCAGCCAAGCGATGGTGGTAGGCGACGGCAAACCATTTATCGGATTGCTGATCACACTCGATGAAGACATGCTCAAGCGTTGGAAGCTCAACCGCAACATTCCTGAAGGAAAAACAGTGCGGGATCTGTCTTCTGACCCAGTACTTCGAGCCGAAATCCAAGATGCTATTAACTTGGCAAACTCGACTGTTTCGCATGCCGAAGCGATCAAGAAATTCTACATTCTGGATCGCGATTTGTCGGAGGAAGCAAACGAGCTCACTCCAACGATGAAGGTGAAGCGCAACGTTGTGGCACGTCGATACGCAGACGCTATCGACGCCCTCTACGGGCACTAA
- the malQ gene encoding 4-alpha-glucanotransferase — MSYSDLLRELAAAHAISSSYSGFGGAHVEVSDDTLVKTLRSLGVCFGNEDEPTTDHEPLTGPMPSEDQIRYALQQRYDAEATRPLPRCVVAVEGDPYVFNVHVHDGAPADITITLEDGSTAEVTQVENWAPPREVDGITWGEASFQLPSDLPLGWHTITLTSDTLTSSCFLIVTPARLSTADKYAEHPVSGVMAQLYSARSKNSWGMGDFNDLGLLAETLAPQADYLLINPLHAAEPMPPVEDSPYLPTTRRFINPIYIRIEDIPEHLLLDDDLQNDVAELAEEFTALNLTPKKIERNPIFDAKLQVLHAVFNVEREPAREQDFQDFIATEGQGLRDFASWCADQELAVLESSATHAALPEKESLIQFYMWQQWICDQQLGAAQTRATDAGMSIGIIADLAVGIHPAGADALSLADTLAARASVGAPPDSYNHQGQDWSQPPWHPDRLAESGYIPWRDLLRTVLRHAGGVRVDHILGLFRLFWIPRTQSPQTGTYVNYDHNALVGVLALEAERAGAVVIGEDLGTFEPWVQDFLASRGIMGTSVLWFESSPEGGPRKQHEYRQLALTSVTTHDLPPTAGYLAGEHIALREELGILTTDVATEYAEDLNWQADILNVVRNSGAFESIVPADFHGVDRADRGSSVELLSALHRFLAGTPSALSCTALVDLVADKRAQNQPGTTSDQYPNWCIPLCDESGTPVLIEDLAENPVYQAVTKASTRLH; from the coding sequence GTGAGTTACTCAGATTTGTTACGCGAGCTGGCCGCTGCCCACGCAATCTCTTCGTCGTACTCCGGTTTCGGTGGAGCACACGTGGAAGTTTCGGATGACACGCTGGTCAAGACCCTGCGATCCCTCGGAGTTTGCTTCGGAAATGAAGACGAACCCACCACCGACCACGAGCCTTTAACTGGGCCTATGCCTAGCGAGGATCAAATCCGCTACGCCCTACAACAGCGTTACGACGCCGAAGCAACCCGCCCCCTCCCCCGATGTGTGGTTGCCGTCGAAGGCGATCCCTACGTGTTCAACGTCCATGTTCACGACGGTGCTCCCGCCGACATCACCATCACTTTGGAAGATGGTTCAACCGCAGAGGTTACCCAGGTTGAAAACTGGGCCCCACCCCGTGAAGTTGATGGCATTACTTGGGGTGAAGCTTCCTTCCAGCTGCCGTCCGACCTTCCACTGGGCTGGCACACCATCACCTTGACCTCCGACACGCTAACGTCAAGCTGTTTCCTCATCGTGACCCCAGCGCGTCTATCTACCGCCGACAAGTATGCAGAGCACCCTGTCAGCGGTGTTATGGCGCAGCTGTACTCTGCTCGTAGTAAGAATTCTTGGGGCATGGGTGACTTCAATGACCTCGGCCTGCTGGCTGAGACGCTTGCTCCTCAGGCTGACTATCTGTTGATTAACCCTCTGCACGCTGCTGAGCCGATGCCACCAGTTGAGGATTCCCCATACTTGCCTACTACGCGGCGTTTTATCAACCCAATTTATATCCGCATCGAAGATATCCCTGAGCACTTGCTTCTCGACGATGACCTACAGAATGATGTCGCCGAACTTGCGGAAGAGTTCACAGCACTTAATCTCACCCCTAAAAAGATTGAGCGCAATCCAATTTTTGATGCCAAGTTGCAGGTTCTGCACGCGGTATTCAATGTAGAGCGCGAACCTGCACGTGAACAGGACTTCCAGGACTTCATCGCCACCGAAGGCCAAGGCCTACGCGACTTCGCTTCGTGGTGTGCCGACCAAGAACTAGCAGTTTTGGAGAGCTCCGCAACACATGCCGCTCTTCCGGAAAAAGAATCTCTTATCCAGTTCTACATGTGGCAGCAATGGATCTGCGATCAACAGCTTGGTGCTGCTCAAACCCGCGCAACCGACGCTGGAATGAGCATCGGTATCATCGCCGATCTCGCCGTGGGCATTCACCCTGCGGGTGCCGATGCACTTTCGCTTGCCGACACCCTAGCCGCCCGCGCTTCGGTAGGTGCGCCACCAGATAGCTACAACCACCAAGGCCAAGACTGGTCTCAGCCACCATGGCACCCAGACCGCTTGGCAGAGTCCGGCTATATCCCATGGCGTGACCTGCTGCGCACGGTGCTGCGCCACGCCGGTGGTGTCCGTGTAGACCACATTCTTGGTCTTTTCCGCTTGTTCTGGATTCCACGTACGCAGTCTCCACAAACGGGTACTTACGTCAACTACGATCACAACGCACTTGTGGGCGTACTTGCTCTTGAGGCAGAGCGTGCAGGCGCAGTGGTTATCGGTGAAGACCTCGGTACCTTCGAGCCATGGGTTCAAGACTTCCTTGCGTCCCGAGGCATCATGGGTACTTCAGTGCTGTGGTTCGAAAGTTCCCCAGAAGGTGGCCCTCGCAAGCAGCACGAGTACCGTCAGTTGGCGCTGACCTCGGTAACCACCCATGATCTGCCACCGACAGCGGGCTATCTTGCTGGCGAGCACATTGCGTTGCGTGAGGAACTCGGAATTTTGACCACCGATGTAGCAACTGAGTATGCCGAGGATTTGAACTGGCAGGCAGATATCCTCAACGTGGTCCGTAACTCGGGCGCATTTGAGTCCATCGTTCCTGCAGATTTCCACGGTGTAGATCGTGCTGACCGCGGCAGCTCCGTCGAATTGCTTTCCGCACTTCACCGCTTCTTGGCTGGTACGCCATCAGCACTGTCCTGTACCGCATTGGTGGATCTGGTAGCCGATAAGCGTGCGCAGAACCAGCCGGGTACTACTTCGGATCAGTACCCGAACTGGTGTATTCCGCTATGCGACGAGTCCGGCACTCCAGTCCTTATCGAGGACTTGGCCGAAAACCCCGTCTATCAAGCGGTAACAAAGGCGTCGACTCGCCTACATTAG